Proteins from a genomic interval of Caldicellulosiruptor diazotrophicus:
- a CDS encoding exo-rhamnogalacturonan lyase family protein, whose protein sequence is MQEIKLKWLIKPQVGNIGATFCIPWKKGELRNTEDVIVRNKDGSIIPTQNWALSYWGDGSVKVSSHAAFFGTNLPDELFACIEEDTVTKFETMVEVYEGKDHISVITGKLECKISKTGDKIIEYLKVGQKIICSNLTQILITERISNFTGYRTKVEEEYIPQILGAKVESHGPLRCVIKVWGRHLRNTKMTFDGSLLKQGWLPFELRLYFYANSDKIKIVHTFIYNGNPHQDFIKGLGLKFDLPLHSPLYNRFVRFGGDSGLFCESPKNLIDVYRKERYITMFQNQVNGQPVDFDIDEDHHYIREINNTPEWDEFILFQDSSEHYVIKKRTSCQCSFVKATEGRRSMGFAYVGDENGGLGVALKDFWQKYPSGFEVKALTSSEANLIVWLWPPYAEVMDLRHYDFGTYTSSSYEGFDEYRSTPYGIANTNELWLYCFDYAPTSEQLLEYAKMQGFSPLLVCSPERYKETEIFEGLNLPDNSNSKKEKIERILTAIVDFYLKEVERRKWYGFWDYGDFMHSYDIVRHMWKYDIGGYAWQNTELVPNIWLWLMFLRTGRFDIFKMAEAMTRHTSEVDVYHLGEYKGLGSRHNVVHWGCGCKEVRISMAYLHRYYYYLTADERIGQLMDDVKDIDKQIMHMDPMRAYFTNDPENRVHIRVGPDVMTFCANWFVRWERYQEEIYKQKIIKILDFLKKNPAAFISGGVFAYDSEKTQLKPIEYTGGSNFVFCFGNTLVWLEIVKNFEDKEFEELCAQQGLFYTEFKENKDEILKSWGVPSFGFKLNMLNIGMAAFAAMKKNIPELKKEIWQMFLDYNKNPWLKFICDGGIKLQLATVPEPVVEVPFISTNIASQWSLNALLALEFIGDEL, encoded by the coding sequence ATGCAAGAAATAAAGCTAAAATGGCTTATAAAACCGCAGGTAGGCAATATTGGTGCAACGTTTTGTATTCCATGGAAAAAAGGAGAACTAAGGAATACAGAAGATGTTATTGTAAGAAACAAGGATGGAAGTATTATTCCTACTCAAAACTGGGCACTTTCATACTGGGGTGATGGGTCGGTAAAGGTGAGTAGCCACGCTGCTTTCTTTGGCACCAATTTACCTGATGAGCTCTTTGCATGTATTGAAGAAGATACCGTAACAAAATTCGAAACAATGGTTGAAGTTTATGAAGGCAAAGATCATATTAGCGTTATAACAGGCAAGCTTGAGTGCAAAATTAGCAAGACCGGAGATAAAATTATTGAATATTTAAAAGTAGGACAAAAGATTATTTGCTCTAATCTCACGCAAATTCTTATTACAGAAAGAATTTCTAATTTTACAGGATATAGGACTAAAGTTGAAGAAGAATACATTCCTCAAATATTAGGTGCAAAAGTAGAGTCTCACGGACCTTTGAGATGTGTTATAAAGGTGTGGGGAAGACATTTGCGAAATACCAAGATGACATTTGATGGCTCTTTACTCAAACAAGGGTGGCTACCTTTTGAGTTGAGATTATATTTCTATGCAAATTCAGATAAAATTAAGATTGTCCATACATTTATTTACAACGGAAATCCCCATCAAGATTTTATAAAAGGATTGGGCTTAAAATTTGATCTTCCTTTGCACTCTCCTCTGTACAATAGATTTGTAAGATTTGGAGGGGACAGTGGACTTTTTTGTGAGTCACCAAAAAATTTGATAGATGTGTACAGAAAAGAGAGATACATAACAATGTTTCAAAATCAGGTCAATGGACAACCGGTAGATTTTGATATTGACGAGGACCACCATTATATTAGAGAGATTAACAATACTCCAGAGTGGGATGAATTTATTCTTTTTCAAGATTCTTCCGAGCACTATGTTATTAAAAAACGTACATCTTGCCAGTGCAGTTTTGTAAAAGCAACAGAAGGCAGAAGATCTATGGGGTTTGCGTATGTTGGTGATGAGAATGGTGGGCTTGGAGTAGCTTTAAAGGATTTTTGGCAAAAATATCCTTCAGGATTTGAGGTAAAAGCTTTAACTTCTTCTGAGGCAAATTTAATAGTTTGGCTTTGGCCCCCTTATGCTGAAGTTATGGATTTGAGACACTATGATTTTGGTACATACACATCTTCTTCATATGAAGGGTTTGATGAGTATAGAAGTACTCCCTATGGTATAGCTAATACAAATGAGCTGTGGCTGTACTGTTTTGATTATGCTCCAACAAGTGAGCAGCTTTTGGAATATGCAAAAATGCAAGGATTTTCACCTCTTCTTGTATGTAGCCCTGAAAGGTATAAAGAGACAGAGATATTTGAAGGATTAAATTTACCGGATAATAGCAACTCCAAGAAAGAAAAGATTGAAAGAATACTGACAGCTATTGTTGATTTTTATCTAAAGGAAGTTGAGAGAAGAAAGTGGTACGGATTTTGGGACTATGGTGATTTTATGCATAGCTACGATATAGTAAGACATATGTGGAAATATGATATTGGTGGATATGCTTGGCAGAACACAGAGCTTGTGCCAAACATTTGGTTGTGGCTTATGTTTTTGCGAACAGGACGTTTTGATATATTTAAAATGGCTGAGGCAATGACAAGACATACATCAGAAGTAGATGTGTATCATCTTGGGGAATACAAGGGACTGGGTTCAAGGCACAATGTTGTTCATTGGGGATGTGGTTGCAAAGAAGTGAGAATTAGCATGGCATACCTTCACAGGTATTACTATTATCTTACTGCCGATGAAAGAATAGGCCAGCTTATGGATGATGTAAAAGATATTGACAAACAAATTATGCACATGGACCCTATGCGTGCGTATTTTACGAATGATCCTGAAAATAGAGTACACATAAGGGTTGGACCGGATGTTATGACCTTTTGTGCCAATTGGTTTGTAAGATGGGAAAGGTACCAGGAAGAGATTTATAAACAAAAGATAATAAAAATACTGGATTTTTTGAAGAAAAATCCAGCAGCATTTATTTCGGGTGGTGTATTTGCCTATGATTCCGAAAAAACCCAGTTAAAACCTATTGAATACACTGGTGGTTCAAATTTTGTATTTTGTTTTGGAAACACACTTGTTTGGCTTGAAATAGTCAAGAATTTTGAAGATAAAGAATTTGAAGAGTTGTGTGCTCAGCAGGGGCTTTTTTATACCGAATTTAAAGAAAACAAAGATGAGATTTTAAAAAGCTGGGGCGTTCCAAGCTTTGGATTTAAGTTGAACATGCTCAATATTGGGATGGCTGCCTTTGCTGCAATGAAAAAGAATATTCCTGAATTGAAAAAAGAAATCTGGCAGATGTTTTTAGACTATAACAAAAATCCCTGGCTGAAATTTATTTGTGATGGAGGTATCAAGTTGCAATTGGCAACTGTACCTGAGCCTGTTGTGGAAGTTCCTTTTATTTCAACTAATATAGCATCTCAGTGGTCATTAAACGCATTGCTTGCACTTGAATTTATTGGAGATGAGCTATGA
- a CDS encoding glycoside hydrolase family 95 protein yields the protein MKENSSLKIFFDTPANDWNEALPIGNGRLGAMIYGTIKKEILQLNEDSIWSGGPMERENPDAKQYLPRIRELLLKGEVKEAERLATFALTATPPSQGHYEPLGYLYIDFDINEDKVEKYSRELDLERAVAKVNFELNGIVFKREYFASYPDNVIVGRFECKKEKGISFSAVLRREKGKYVDRCGRIGDDTIFIEVFNGGANGLSFCGMVKALTPDGRVFSIGETLFVEDASEVILLISSATTYRTSDYFEHTLNTLQKAAQKGFAKLYEDHIADYTSLFRRVEFYIDTEDQDKLDLPTPERLSRLKECETDLGLIPLYFQFGRYLLISSSRPGSLPANLQGIWNKDMLPPWDSKYTININTQMNYWPAEVCNLSECHLPLFDLIEKMKERGRKTAEKMYGCREFCAHHNTDIWGDTAPQDVYLPATHWPMGAAWLCLHIWDHYEYTGDVEFLKSHYETMKEAAIFLLDYMVEDHNGYLVTCPSLSPENKYILPNGDVCSLTYAPTMDIQIITALFSRIIKASEVLNMDFDFAQQLKETLKRLPPIKIGKHGQIQEWIEDYEEAEPGHRHISHLFGLYPESQITKEKTPQLFEAAKKTLERRLSFGSGHTGWSRAWIVCFWTRLKDGEKAYQNILELLRKSTLSNLFDNHPPFQIDGNFGATAGIAEMLLQSYDEIIEILPALPSDWKSGYIKGLKARGGHIIDIEWENRKLKKVKIKFGFRQDVNVKYKDKIVRIEGKSGEEKIIKGEEFNL from the coding sequence ATGAAAGAAAATAGCAGCTTAAAAATATTCTTTGATACTCCCGCCAATGATTGGAATGAAGCGTTGCCGATAGGGAATGGAAGATTGGGGGCTATGATTTATGGAACTATTAAAAAGGAAATACTTCAGCTTAATGAAGACAGCATCTGGTCGGGAGGACCCATGGAAAGAGAAAATCCTGATGCTAAACAGTATCTACCTCGTATACGAGAACTCTTGTTAAAAGGAGAAGTAAAAGAAGCAGAAAGGCTTGCTACTTTTGCTTTAACGGCCACTCCACCAAGCCAGGGGCATTATGAGCCTTTGGGATATTTGTATATAGATTTTGATATTAATGAGGATAAGGTAGAAAAGTACAGTCGTGAACTTGATCTTGAAAGAGCAGTTGCAAAAGTAAATTTTGAGCTAAATGGAATAGTGTTTAAAAGGGAGTATTTTGCTTCATATCCTGATAATGTGATTGTAGGAAGGTTTGAATGTAAAAAAGAAAAAGGCATTTCTTTTTCTGCAGTCTTGCGAAGAGAAAAAGGGAAATATGTTGACAGGTGCGGTCGCATAGGAGATGATACAATATTTATTGAGGTGTTCAACGGCGGCGCAAATGGGCTTTCGTTTTGTGGAATGGTCAAGGCATTGACACCAGATGGCAGAGTTTTTTCAATCGGTGAAACGTTATTTGTAGAAGATGCATCAGAAGTTATATTGCTAATTTCTTCTGCAACCACATACAGAACATCTGACTATTTTGAACATACTTTAAATACACTCCAGAAAGCTGCTCAGAAGGGTTTTGCGAAGCTATATGAAGACCATATTGCTGATTATACTTCTTTGTTCAGAAGGGTAGAGTTTTATATCGATACTGAAGACCAGGATAAGCTTGACTTACCGACACCTGAGCGGCTTAGCCGCTTGAAAGAATGCGAAACTGATTTGGGTTTGATACCTCTGTATTTTCAGTTTGGCAGATATTTACTAATTTCAAGCAGCCGGCCTGGCAGCCTTCCTGCGAACTTGCAAGGTATATGGAACAAGGATATGTTGCCACCATGGGATAGCAAATATACTATTAATATCAACACACAAATGAATTACTGGCCTGCAGAAGTTTGCAATCTCTCTGAATGTCACCTACCACTATTTGATTTGATAGAAAAAATGAAAGAAAGAGGAAGAAAAACGGCTGAAAAGATGTATGGATGTCGAGAGTTTTGTGCACATCACAATACAGATATCTGGGGTGATACTGCACCTCAAGATGTGTATTTACCTGCAACTCACTGGCCGATGGGTGCTGCTTGGCTGTGCCTTCATATATGGGACCACTATGAATATACAGGTGATGTTGAATTTTTGAAATCTCACTATGAAACAATGAAAGAAGCAGCTATATTTTTGCTTGACTATATGGTTGAAGACCACAATGGCTATCTTGTGACATGTCCGTCTTTATCACCGGAGAACAAATATATTCTTCCCAATGGAGATGTATGCAGTTTAACATATGCACCGACTATGGATATTCAAATCATAACAGCGCTTTTTAGCAGAATTATTAAAGCAAGCGAAGTTTTAAATATGGACTTTGACTTTGCACAGCAGTTAAAGGAAACTTTAAAAAGATTACCACCAATAAAAATTGGAAAACATGGTCAAATTCAAGAATGGATTGAAGACTATGAAGAAGCAGAGCCCGGGCATCGTCATATATCTCACCTATTTGGGCTGTATCCTGAAAGCCAAATAACAAAAGAAAAAACACCGCAGCTTTTTGAAGCAGCAAAAAAAACGCTTGAAAGAAGACTTTCTTTTGGTTCAGGGCACACAGGCTGGAGTAGGGCATGGATAGTATGTTTTTGGACACGGCTAAAAGATGGTGAGAAGGCATATCAGAATATCTTAGAGCTTTTAAGAAAATCCACACTGTCTAATCTATTTGATAACCATCCACCTTTCCAAATTGACGGGAACTTTGGTGCTACTGCAGGAATTGCAGAGATGCTTTTGCAATCGTATGATGAAATAATAGAAATTTTACCTGCCCTACCTTCAGATTGGAAAAGTGGTTATATCAAAGGGCTCAAAGCAAGAGGAGGACATATTATTGATATTGAATGGGAGAACAGAAAACTCAAAAAAGTTAAAATTAAATTTGGATTTAGGCAAGATGTTAATGTAAAATACAAAGATAAAATTGTACGAATTGAAGGCAAGTCAGGAGAAGAAAAAATAATTAAAGGTGAGGAATTTAATCTGTGA